In Solenopsis invicta isolate M01_SB chromosome 13, UNIL_Sinv_3.0, whole genome shotgun sequence, one DNA window encodes the following:
- the LOC105201378 gene encoding uncharacterized protein LOC105201378: MISPLKECNGSVVRDKNDVPGNSISSNEIERSDKFTRRRTRSQRVPDLPTTSKEEATEDVSRWLDFNKMALCVKEVHLFYKLEYFQYSVQITGDILKTANDSRKTETAREIGKEKTGTSAFICTLN, translated from the coding sequence ATGATCAGTCCTCTCAAGGAGTGCAATGGAAGCGTTGTTCGTGATAAAAATGACGTTCCAGGAAACTCGATCTCTTCGAATGAGATCGAGCGGTCCGATAAATTCACCCGGAGAAGAACAAGATCTCAGAGAGTACCAGATTTGCCCACCACATCGAAAGAAGAAGCAACGGAAGACGTCAGTCGATGGCTCGACTTCAATAAAATGGCATTATGCGTAAAGGAGGTGCATCTGTTTTACAAGTTGGAGTACTTCCAGTACTCGGTTCAAATAACAGGCGACATATTAAAGACAGCCAATGACAGTCGTAAAACGGAAACAGCAAGAGAGATCGGAAAGGAGAAAACAGGTACTTCAGCTTTTATATGTACTctcaattaa